In Musa acuminata AAA Group cultivar baxijiao chromosome BXJ2-3, Cavendish_Baxijiao_AAA, whole genome shotgun sequence, the following proteins share a genomic window:
- the LOC135607519 gene encoding protein LURP-one-related 5-like — protein MVAIVGERFCSEEERELTVRKTSLFFPGDGFAVYDHITGDLVFRVDTYARGGPAFADQPLLLMDPSGDPILTLRRKWPSLHHRWEAFLGERSEGQKPLFAVRRSSIFGSDRSGFAVEVHSCGGSEEEGEDEEEEYRIEGSFPKRCCRVFYESGGGGKGAVVMVAEIKRKVDACSHVVLGRDVFSLCLGPRCDAAFAMGLIIVLDRISGDDDDVIDDAMASPSP, from the exons ATGGTGGCGATAGTTGGAGAGAGATTTTGCAGCGAGGAGGAACGGGAGTTGACGGTCCGGAAGACATCCCTCTTCTTTCCTGGAGACGGATTCGCCGTCTACGACCACATAACCGGAGATTTGGTCTTCCGGGTGGACACCTATGCCCGAGGCGGACCCGCTTTCGCCGACCAGCCGCTTCTGCTCATGGATCCATCCGGTGATCCCATCCTTACTCTCCGCCGCAAG TGGCCGAGTTTGCATCACCGGTGGGAGGCATTCCTGGGGGAGAGGAGCGAGGGGCAGAAGCCGCTGTTCGCGGTGCGGAGGTCCTCCATTTTCGGCAGCGACCGAAGTGGCTTTGCGGTGGAGGTGCACTCCTGCGGCGGttcggaggaggagggggaggacgaggaagaggagtACCGCATCGAAGGGTCCTTCCCGAAGCGGTGCTGCCGCGTGTTCTACGAGAGTGGTGGAGGGGGGAAAGGAGCGGTGGTGATGGTGGCGGAGATTAAGCGTAAGGTAGACGCATGCTCCCACGTTGTGCTGGGGAGGGATGTGTTCTCTCTCTGCCTTGGGCCTCGCTGCGACGCAGCGTTTGCTATGGGTCTCATCATAGTACTCGACCGGATAAGCGGCGACGATGACGACGTAATCGACGATGCAATGGCCAGCCCGTCGCCATGA